The DNA segment GGGCCACCAGACCAGCACTGTGACGACACGAACGTGCCGGAGGAGTACGTCAGGCTGTTGTTCAACGGCGGCCGGTATCGGGTCGAGGTGCAAGTGCACGGCGAGGACGCCTGGTATCACAACCGGGTGGTCTTCGATGACTGGTTCAGTGCGTACGTACGCGCGGTTGATCTGGCGCAGTGGTGGACGCTGGTAGCTAATGTGCGGGTGGTTGCGGCACCCTAACGGCTTCGCCCCGGTCAACAGCAGCCAGCGTTGATCGGGGTCTTACTACAGTAGGTCGATGCTGTGGAATTAACCTGCGGCCTTGTAACTCAAGAATTTGATTTGTTACGCAATGTATGCTTTAATATTTCAGTTAACGGTATGTGCTAATGAACCACAATCTTGAATCAAAGTCTGATGAGCAATTCCAAGAATCTGGATCGCGGACCCTTCTATTTACTGGGGACAGTATCAATGCTCTGACTTCTAGTCAACTCGAGATGCTCGGGCAGGTAGCTCTTGCGTTCGGGGCGGAAATGCGCGTAGTTGAAGACTGTGAATTACCCGAGAGCTCACGAGTCAAAGAAGCAGGCGGTGAGTCTTGTACATGGATTGCAAAAGAAGACCTGCTGGAGTGGGGTCGATGTCAAGTAAATACCAGCGGAGGTCGCTTGGCGAGCGTCTGGACTGCCATCATGGAGACGGGATCTAATCCAAATCGTGAGCGCGACCCTAAGCCTGATTTACGGTACGACGAATCGACAGGAACGGTTGAACTAGAGAGTGTGTATGAGCGTTTGGCGCGTACTGGTATGTCGAGATACGCATGGATTGGTCGAGGCGGGACGGGAGTTGCAGCATCCGAAACGATATATTGCCTCGTTAGATACGTGAACGATCGATTGAATCGAGGCGGCCTCGACCCTCGCAGGATGCAGCATCATCCGTATCCGTGGCGAGCCCAATGACTAAGTTTTGACTATCTCAATGGTGGTTTCAAATACTGCAAAGCCATCGGCTCTTAAGGTTTCGATATCTTGACGGTACTTTTGTTCGGAAGGGTCTTCTTTGAGGGCATAGGTGGTCATTTTGTCGTCAAATGCCGCAACGATTTCGCCGTTGATCCACACCTCATTATTTGTCCGACCGTCCTCGTAGTTGAAGACGAGCACGAACCTTGAGCTGCCAGCGATCTCGGAGATGTGCGGTAAGAATGAACGGTATCGAGCCACGGCTGCAGTTATTGTGCCTCGCTCCATATCCTTATCCCAGAGTAGTCGGGACAGCTCCGTCCCTCCTTCTCTGGACCTTATGAGTGCTGCTTCGAGCTTGGGGTCAGGCTCTCTTAGCTTTATCGGTCGATTTCTGCGTTTCGAGGCGAACCTTTCGTAGCCCATCGCAAGCACCATGATGGCTTCTGCGTGAGAGCCCAGCGGACGCAGTTCTTCCGTCAGCAGCGCGCTGTACATCCGTTCAATCCCGTCGAGCACCAGTGCTGCGGCTGGGCTAAGTAGCTCGTAAAGCAATTCTCCTGTATAAGGATGCCCTTCATAGTTTGAGAAGTGATACCGAGTAAAGAAAGGATCGATAAGAGCATAAGAGTCCAATAACTCCATGGCCTGAGCGTATGAATGAGCACCGCGATATGCGGGATGCTCTCTCGCGTAGGCCTGAAGAATGGGCGGGGCCGTGGTTGGTGGTCCCTTAGAGGCTATGGTCAAGTATGCCAGCAATTCGTACGCCAGAGAGTCTCGACCGCGAACTTCATCGAGCACATAAGATAGAACGACGGTCAGCGTTCTACCTTCTGGTAACATTATTCGTTCAGCGAGTCCGACCGCGTCTGCTCGAATATCTCTACAGAATGACGCCATGTTTCTTGCCAAGTGCCGATACAGTCTGGCGGCGTGATGGATTAGGAGAGGATAGCCGCTGCAGCCTTCGGCCAGCAGCGCCGCGTCTCGCTCGCCAATCCCAGGAAGCTTCTGCTGCGCGAGCGCTTCAGCCTCATCTGGCTGCATATTTCCGACATTTATGAAATGGCAGTAATCTGGCGGTGAATTACCTCTGGTGCGGCACGTAGCTATAACAATGGGACATGGATTTTCGTGAAGAAGCAAGTTGTGTAGCTCTCCCGCACTCTCAAGGTTGTCTAGGATAATACACGGTGCGGTCGGCGAATCGCTGAGCAACCTGCCAAAGAGCGCCAGTTGGTTATCGTCGGCAGTTCCTTGGTAACTAAGCCATCGATTCAGCACGCGATACAAGTGGTTTGGTACTAAGGCGCCGCCACTGACCTTCAGTAAGACCTCGCTCGCATCGCCTGGAAGGACCTCGGCAGCAAGGGCCTTTGCGAGACTAGTCTTTCCCATCCCGGGCGGGCCAACCAATACGATCACCTTTGCGCCGGAATTGAGAACTTCTCGGAACTCGGCGTGATATTGGTCGCGCTTGATGTATGTCGTACGCCGTTGGTCGTGAGTTAATTCACGTATAGCGCGAGCCAACCTAGCCAATGCGGCGCGATTTCGTGTATATGTCGTCTTGGGGTCGAGATCGGTCTCACTGAACGTCTCGCGTATTTTGGTTCTTAAGTCGCGCGCAGTGTAGTGCTCAAGTCCGCGCTGAAGTCCGAACAGGATTTCAAGGCGTTTTCG comes from the Fodinicola acaciae genome and includes:
- a CDS encoding AAA family ATPase: MYDENRGSYRPLDNSKIQGLLDIGRRYTTDAPNIRRGDCLKRLIVAACATITEENTRKRLEILFGLQRGLEHYTARDLRTKIRETFSETDLDPKTTYTRNRAALARLARAIRELTHDQRRTTYIKRDQYHAEFREVLNSGAKVIVLVGPPGMGKTSLAKALAAEVLPGDASEVLLKVSGGALVPNHLYRVLNRWLSYQGTADDNQLALFGRLLSDSPTAPCIILDNLESAGELHNLLLHENPCPIVIATCRTRGNSPPDYCHFINVGNMQPDEAEALAQQKLPGIGERDAALLAEGCSGYPLLIHHAARLYRHLARNMASFCRDIRADAVGLAERIMLPEGRTLTVVLSYVLDEVRGRDSLAYELLAYLTIASKGPPTTAPPILQAYAREHPAYRGAHSYAQAMELLDSYALIDPFFTRYHFSNYEGHPYTGELLYELLSPAAALVLDGIERMYSALLTEELRPLGSHAEAIMVLAMGYERFASKRRNRPIKLREPDPKLEAALIRSREGGTELSRLLWDKDMERGTITAAVARYRSFLPHISEIAGSSRFVLVFNYEDGRTNNEVWINGEIVAAFDDKMTTYALKEDPSEQKYRQDIETLRADGFAVFETTIEIVKT